tccacggtccccgctggctcacagagtaaactctcaccatccacaggtacggCTGGTTCTGTGAGTGTATTTACCTGGAATTAAACctccgatactccttcttacttgctgataCCTTTCCACCGCACCATGTCGTGGAGGCAGGGCAGTTTGATTTTCTTTTTGTTACGATGTCTGGAAACCAACAATTAAAATGCAAAATTAACAATGCAATCAAATACATTGTTATTATCTATTTCttcattatatataataaaaattataaaaacaatatCAAACGGCTACTTAAAAAACCTTAGTCCTCTGTTTGGTTTGCATAATCAGACTTGTAATGGAATTAAATCTTCATTCCTTGGTATCaaacttatattataataattttttttaaaaaaatgctaataatactaattattacTACAATTATAATAACACTAATCACAACTAGTAATAATtgcaataacaataaataatacttattgttataaaataataataataactagaacaatattaataacaaaaagaccaaaataaaaataattattttaagtaaaataaaaaataattattttaaggataataattattaaaaaataaaaaataataattctaattgtcattattattataaaaacaatgacaactaataataattatgataacaataataacaactaacAATAACTATGAtagaataatatttattattgtaaaataatgataaaaagggaaaaataattagtattttaaggataataattattataaaaataataaaataataataattacactaatCATGATCActattaaaaaataatgaaaaataatattcaaacaaaaacaacaacaacaataataatactaatttgaattgttattataaaaacaacaacaattaataataattacaataaaaaaaaagtataaaacaaataataatatttacTACTATAAAGTAGTAATAACAACagggaaaataataataaaaagtgcAAAGTAATTATAGTTATTACTATTTTAAGaacaataattattataaaaaactaacaataattgcaatgacaataataattaatactataaaataataataacaaaaggacaataattaaggaaaaataataataattattattattattattttaaggacaataattagtataaaaaaataataataaattaaaataatattacaactaataaaaatcctaattataaaattaaaataataatacaaaaataaagaattaTTATGCATTAagaattttttcattaaacaatgacttattttttattttattatagaaGCCATTGAAAAAGATCACATATTGAAAAGAAATTGAATCTGAATTCGTATCAAATGCAGTAATACGTTTAAGAAGTAATTCTATCATTATCTTAATTCTATTCCTCTCTCCTAATTTCTTTTTTACTTCAATTTCATTCCACAAATCAAACCGTAATTGCTTGAAAATGCCCTATCCAAACGTAGTCTTTGTATCTGCTGGCGCCAAACAAGCTGTCATGCTCTTCACTAATCAACTCCTATTCGAAGAAAAATACTCTTCGGCCTTCAACCATTGCCGCTCTTGCCCCTTCAAATCAAAACTTCCCaacgcttctctctctctctctctctctcgctgatCTTCTCTCCTATATGATGGAGCCCTTAGCATCAGCCGTTGACAAGGTGAAGGGCTTCGCGAAATCGACTCAAGATCTCTTCGTTAATGGCGTCACTCATCATCGCCGCAACTTAGCTCGTCGCCATCCGGTATTCCTATTCTTTCTTAGTTATCTTCCACCTTTCAATCCCAATTTACTAAAACTTCCGCTGTATTGTCTGATCGAAGATATACCTTCGTTTGAATTTTCTGCCTTGGAAACCtgattcctttttattatttctatttttgtaaATTAAAATGGCATTTCCGCTGTTCTTATAAAGCCTTGATTTTCGATATACGAACCCTGTTGCATAAGGGGCTTCGAGGGTTCGTTGCAGTTGATTTAATGCAGCGTACTATTGAATTCTTTGTATTCGGTTGTGCTGCTGAGGCGTGCTTGACTAGCAAAACCCTTATACTGGAGTTTCAGGAAATTTCTTGTTGCTCTCACTGCAGATATAGGGGACGTAAATACATTATTGGCAGCCTCTTGCTGGTCTAATCGTGCTTGTgttgtgatttattttttatttttattttgtttccttCCTCCATTTTTTTCCTGCATAATTTGTCCATGTCATTGGTTCAAGATTGCAATCGAGTTAAATTTTTGGTTTTCCCTATCTGGTCTTCTGAGGTTACCATTTCTCATTTCACAATTGTTACTTGTTAAAACTGCATTCTGATACAATCCTAGGAACCTACTTTGCCCAAACCATCGAGCTTCTATGTAGAATCACGATTTTTTAGGTTGCTAAAGGATCACAGTTGGATTGGTAGGATCTTTGGGATCAGTAGGAATGTACGAATTTAAGATACtacaataaatttatattttggcCCTTTTGTAAAATGTTTGGACCATAGTCTTGGTGTTTGTATGACATGTACAAGAAAGAGGCGactgtttgtttgtttgtttgtttagtGTCAAGAAAATTATAAAGCTATAAAATTATAAagccataaattttttttcatttcattgtTGTTCGATAGGTGTTGCACTGATGTTAAGATTGAGGATGAGAAATCAAAAGAATAATGCatttgatgatgatgataattataataatgatgatgacgatgatgatgatggGCCTCATGAAGACATTGATGATGATCCAATGATATTGATGAAACTGATTGTGAATTGAATGCGATTAATGTTGAAGAGCTAACTTGATGGTTCAGATTTTGTTATTGGCTAGTGAAAACAACTTTTGAATTTTACGTGTTTTTGTTATGAACTTGTTTGTCAATTTATGGTTGTCAATTTACttatattaaaaattatgttattcttgtttttaataaaaaaatatttattcattttttagtATATGTTGACTTAATGGAGTTAGAAATGCTACAATTTGAACCTTGATCTATTTGTTATGTGATCTCGATCTCTTTGTTATGTGAGAGCTCCACTGTTTGAGCTACTTTAATTGGTAAATTGTTgagaaaggattcatgtagcctaCCTCACCAAGTGGGACTTAACACTTaaaaggcttggtttgttgttgctCGTTTACAGTTTGAGCTACTTTAGCTATGATTCCTAGTTTTGAACACTCAGAGACTCACCAGACAAGTTGTAGCTTCATATCATTGAAACTAATGAGATAACATAAACgtgttttttatatttattttttatggttGGTAGAATCTTATGATCCTTGATCCGATCCTATGATCTTATCCTGACCTTGATGCGCACATCCCATTAATGGTGTGGCTACGGCAAGAAGCATTTGAGATTTCTAGCCTCCAAGAATCTTGCCCATCTTATCATATAATTACCTTTACTTTGCTGTTATTTCCATGTATGTGCATGCGTGTGTGGGGTGGATCCGTGTGGGTCTGTTCCTCTCTCAACTCTCTGCATGTGCAATTTTGCATTGACAAATTTGTTGGTTCAATAGGTAGCAACAAGCTGTATGATGGGCCTTTACAACTCTTCCCATGATATTATTTCAGATTGAAATTTTGAAGCGGCTACAAAGAGAAGCATTTTCAGATTTGATGAAACTTAGGGACAGACAAGACAAGGTTGAGCGAATGCTTTCCTTCCACAAATCCTCTAATGGAAACCCATTCCAAGAAGCCAGTACTCATGTAAGGGGAGAAGTTGATTTCTTAGGGGCTCTGTTGATGATGGATAGTGTTGATCAACAAAAATACGATACATTTTGTAGAGCAGGAATGAGAACAGGGATTGATTCAAGGTTCACCTTTGAAACAAGCATTCGGCAGAATGATACTCTTGTAGCGGAGTTTGTGGCTAGCCAAAAAGGCCAGGGATATACTGGCGATGTCTTCGGTAGTTCACTGTCACTTGCTAAAGTGCTTTATATGGCAAATGCTAGTGACTGGTTTTCAGCAATTGCAATCCCAGTGGGAGCTCAGTGCAGAGATGTTGGAACTGCCACTGGTTATTCTCATCAGGTACAGCTATTTGGTTGCTGAGGATGTGTTATGGCATGCATTCTGTTTTACCATGAATTTCCTTGGCCCTTGGATTGCTCTTTTTCTTTGCTGATCTGCTGTTAATCAACAGATTGATTGCCAGGGAGAACTGGAGCAGATTCTTATCTACCTGTATTTTTTTTAGGGGATTGAAAATGGGACTTGAGCTTGAGATTCCCAAATCCCAATTAGTCATCCATCTATGCAATCACTTGATCACTACTACACAAAATACCAGGTTGCATAATattaatgatttttattttttggtttaagGAGAAAAATGTAACCAATCATATTGAATGATAACTGAATGTAACCACCATGAAACACAAATTGCTGCTGCTCTATACATAGATGCTCTCAAGGCACATTAAACCTCTAGGTTTTTCTTTTTTACCTTTTTGATAGAAGACCTCTAGGTATTTTTAGAATTCAAATTGGTTGGTTAGAGAAAGAGTTGTTGGAATAAAGTTATATCATATGCACAATCCCTTAGCATAGATTAATTGATTACATTTTCTATAAAGGTCTTTCAGCGTGAAAGTAAACACAAGCTGATAGTCTTAAATATTCAGTGGAGATTTGTAATGCTCATTTCTCCCGGTAATGCTGGTTGTGACCTTTTCTGTCACAATCGAACTATAACCATTTTCCTGTGCTTCCGTATTATATTCCATTCCTTTATTAAACACTTTTTAATTCCTCTTAGTCTTTAGTCATCAATCGTAAATTTCTTTTTTGACAGCGAAGGGGCCTAACTGATTTTTTGCCATGTGGACCATCCCTTCTTCATAAACATAATGGCAGTGCCATTGGCTTAACGGTGAGCAAATCAAATGTGGTTGCTTCTCTGGCTCAgtttgtttctgtttctgttgGAAGCAGGCATTCCTTCAGCACCTTTGGTCAAGTTGCCTGTCAGCTGTCGAGTGGGACAAAACTCTCTCTTTCTGGACTTCACCAAGTGTCAAAATCATTTAGTCAACAAATGATTCCTGGAGCTCTTAGCTTACCATTTGGCATTTTGAAATGGCGCAAGGCTCCTGAGATGCCAAACGACACATCTGCTGAATCCATCGAGACAAACACCGAGGAAAATCCCTCTGCTGGATCTATTGCTCTAGTGCTTGAATCACAGCTTGACGAGAGCACTAGAATCGGAGGTTGGGTTGAGATGGAAAAATCAAATCCTAGAGCTATGCAGTGGGCTATATCCATGTCTGATACTCCCGAAGATGAGCTTGGATGGGGTCTCAGCCTTGGTGGGATAGTCCAAGGTCGTGCAATCTGTGACCATCTTCAGGCTGAGGCCTTTGTAAAATTCAACCTAGGTAAGAGATTCAGCTTGCAGCCTGGTTTTGTGTATGTAAGGGATGGGAATACCCAAATACCTGCCATCATGTTTCGGTCTAGTTGGTCCTTGTGACAACTCTTTGGAAAAAagtattatcatcattattatttttcatgtGCTTTCAGGAAGTTTGGAGGGTTATTTTTTTCCCAATGCAAACGAGTGGTTGCAGTCTTTCTTGTTTTACAATATTGTGGTCTTTAGTGATGAAATGTTCAGTTCAGATGTTCTTGCCTCTTTTGTTCTGTTCTTTGGGATTGTCACCAACATGAAATGTGAATTTCATCCACTTGAGAAGGAAGGCTTTTGTTGTGGCCTGTATGATTGTAATACTCACATTTAAGCCCCCGTTTGGATAAACCATGCCAgtgagaaggaaaagaaaaatgaaaaagaaatcgATTTTCATTGCGatttttctttacataaaaaaTTATAAGAATCAAATTTTAGGGTAAAAAATACAGACTTCTCTTGAAGATTTTGAtccaaatgaaaaaaataaaatgagactttctcctaagatttcaaaattcactcGATCCTCAAAGAGATATAGGTTCTCtttcaaagttttaaaaattttatggaccctaatatttaatttttgggataGTAAcaactttttgatttttttttaagggAAGGACTAAATTGTAGCATAGGTCAATGTcttttttttgtgaaatttcaAGGCTTCCATTGAATTTGAAAAATTCAAAGGATGTTCATATCtttttgctaaatttaagaaaagatctgtgatatttttaaaaaaatcataggAAAAGTTTATCTATtcatcaaaaaaattttaaaaaggcgAATATCTTTTGttctaaattttatttatatgtgattaaaatttttcaaacttaAAGGTTAAcaacatgtaaaataaaattatattaattatatataacaataatagtggaccaatattttatatatatatatatatatatatatatatatatatctgagcattgtttttatttatttgttacaTTCCTAAATTGTTATGCTAAATTAATGCGCAACTAGATATTgatataatttaattgttaaaaaaacataatttggcgactaattaaattaaaataaaatatttaaaattcaactAATTGGGTTTTTTATTGTGAACTGAAAGTTCATACTAAGTAAGGGGCTTTACAACGAGAGATAACCCATCTTCCATCTCATTTCCCTTCCCACCATTTTGAAGATTCAAATCTgaaacttttaataaaaatgtcTCAAACTTTGACCACTGAGATGTTTCTTAGGATACAGTTAATTTTAAATCTTGTGCTTGTAATAACCAAATATATAAAGTTATAATGGAAGAAATACTATTTGAGATTGTAATATTATTTACTTGAAGTTAAAAAATTTTGTATAGTCCTAAATTGTTAAACTATACTTTTAATCAGATTATCTTTACAAATTTTTGAATAATATGGGCATAGTTACCAAAAAAAATTGCAGTTAATTTATAATTAAAGACATTAGCTGAGACTTATAcaagaacccaaaaaaaaatgtgCATGGATcccctctctttctttctctctccgttaattttcttttttgttttcctcTTTTATACTAAATTCATTAGTGTATATGCTCATTAGCATGTACTAGCACGAAATAATGAAAGGCtgcaaaaaaatttgaatttcattttatataaaaaagtTCAACATTACTCTATTGATCGTGTTATCACCGGAGGAGTCCATAGATGAGCTTGATACATATGCGTGAAtaccaacttgactcaaaagttttaagtctattgggtctgaggtccaaccatgtatataaacactcatcatccactcaatttttttaatgtgagacaaactcataagtggaattctTAACAGATCTTTATAAGCACATTTAGTTTACTCATTTTTTGGCAATGACATAAGAATTCAAAGGTCTAGTTAGTTCGAGTTTTTGACTCTACCCTTGGTtctaattaattttcataataaactaaaatttttaaaaaaatttgtacacTTTAAATCTAAATATACCCTTATTGAGAATTGCACTTGTGAAGTTTATTCcacattgaaaaaagtgagtatttgataggtacttatatacatggtgtagcctaagacccaataggcttaagttttttgggtcaagttggtgctcactcatgtctatcaagcacacctatggactcctccgacgctaacaagtggtatcagagttaggttgaatgGTGCCTTTACAAAGGTGTTCCTTTGTTAGGATTCTTAATTCCACGTTTAATGTCTAAGAAACACATTATCTAAGCAAGTGTTTAGAGACCAtttgtaataacccagaaaaaaaattaaattaaatgaatgaatgaatgaattaattaattattaaattaaattaattaaataaataatatgatatatatatatatatatatatataaggataaaagtAATATGtagatatgtatataatattagtATGCTATTtgagattttaattttatttacttgAAGTTAAAAAAATTTGTATTGTCCTAAATTGTTAAACTATACTTTTAATCGGattatttttacaaatttttgaATAATATGGGCagagttacaaaaaaaaaaaaaaaaatattgcggTTAATCTATAATTAAAGAAATTATATGAGACTTGTAcaagaacaaaaaaataaaaaaataaaaaatgtccaTGGATCCCCTCTTTTTCTTTCaccattcattttcttttttctttcgtTTTTTTATGCTAAATTCGTTAGTGTATATGCTCATTAGCGTGTAATCTACTAACAAGAAATAATGAGTGGctgcaaaaaaaatttgaatttcattttATACAAAAACAGTTCAACATTACTCTCTATTGATCATGTTAGCACTGGAAGAGTCCATAATTGAACTTGATACACATACgtgaacactaacttgacccaaaagtttaagcctattaatTATGAGgcctatttatatatataggcaCCTATCAtccattcaatttttttaatgtgaGACAAACTTATAAAGAGAATTCTCAATAGATCTTTATAGGCACACTTAGTTCACTCATTTTTTTGGCAATGACATAAGAATTCAAAGGTCAAGTTAGTCCGAGTTTTCGACTCTATCCTTGGTTCTgctaaatttttataataaagtaaaatttttaaaattttttgtacaCTTTAAATCTAAATATACCCTCACtttcttgagttttgaaaaaaaaaaatcaaactcaaAAAATTTTGCATCCAAAAAATTGGGTAAgtgaattttttattcttttttagaTTTTTATTCATCTAAgtttgaataattaattaatccTCAAAAGTAATTTATTTTAATACATAAAAACATTGGACATGAGACATTCTCCACTTGTACTATATTATTTtcgaaaaagagaaaaaaaattttgatgacataggaactccagccaccaacaagcctttcggaccccctggtgcgacaccaaacctacggatcggCGTCCTCCCCTTAGGTCTTGTTGATCAGGTAAAGTTCagaatgcggacacggcttccgtgCGTCAGTTGGACATTCGACTAACCCGACCCCCAGGACATATTTCCATTATCATCCACAgcccccgctggctcacagaaaactctcaccatccacagtccccgctggctcacagagtaaattctcaccatccacaggtaccgctggctccgtaagtgtatctacctgaaattgaacccccgatgctccttcttacgtgctgatgtaTTTCCACCGTGCTGATGCCTTTCCCCACTGGCTTAAACGAGAACTTTCTAGATAGTCACTCATCCTAATACTAATTCCGTCAAAACACGCTTAAGGTATGCAATTCTAATGGGATTCGGTATATTAGTGCTGGTATGATCGCACCCTCAAAAAAAGAGAAATTAGTATAATAAAATTATTGTCAATCCTTAGCTCATTTGTGGTGTGTGAATcgtatttatttaaaaaaatgtgtCTAATAAGTTATTTCTCATTTGCagaaattttgaataaattaatttcaaatttgagTATGAACTTTTGTAGCCAATGAAGCCTTTTTGATAATTATACTTTTGACTTTTCTACTAGCTGTCAAAATTATTGCTACAGATTTCAAACAGCCATATGCATTTAAATTGCTACTATTTTTAAGACTCACCAAAAAGTTTCAAAAGAAACAactcaaaattaagaaaaaattaatcaaGGGAATCATTCACGTTTATATTGTATGCCCATGCCACTATACCTTCTcgtatatttaaaaaatatatttatttatgaaaaatgttaTTAGCACTTTAAAATATTACTgacattttataattatttttagtgtataaataatagttttatctttaaattttcacttttattttttactttttacttTGACGaggaaaaagacaaaaaaaaggAGATAAATCTGTTATTTTATTATAACAATTTATTTTATGAATTAATCTTTACTCTTTCAAACAATCACCTCTATTTTTTAGAAATTGCTTTCTTAAAAATAAGGAAGGC
The sequence above is a segment of the Malania oleifera isolate guangnan ecotype guangnan chromosome 8, ASM2987363v1, whole genome shotgun sequence genome. Coding sequences within it:
- the LOC131161774 gene encoding uncharacterized protein LOC131161774, which encodes MMEPLASAVDKVKGFAKSTQDLFVNGVTHHRRNLARRHPIEILKRLQREAFSDLMKLRDRQDKVERMLSFHKSSNGNPFQEASTHVRGEVDFLGALLMMDSVDQQKYDTFCRAGMRTGIDSRFTFETSIRQNDTLVAEFVASQKGQGYTGDVFGSSLSLAKVLYMANASDWFSAIAIPVGAQCRDVGTATGYSHQRRGLTDFLPCGPSLLHKHNGSAIGLTVSKSNVVASLAQFVSVSVGSRHSFSTFGQVACQLSSGTKLSLSGLHQVSKSFSQQMIPGALSLPFGILKWRKAPEMPNDTSAESIETNTEENPSAGSIALVLESQLDESTRIGGWVEMEKSNPRAMQWAISMSDTPEDELGWGLSLGGIVQGRAICDHLQAEAFVKFNLGKRFSLQPGFVYVRDGNTQIPAIMFRSSWSL